One Tunturibacter gelidoferens genomic region harbors:
- a CDS encoding alkaline phosphatase family protein translates to MQWNRRDFTKHAFLAGGSAVLGCSTRVQSIAPIASPTYPTLPPPASSGLEHLVVVTMENRSFDHFLGWLPNAAGIQAGLNFTDKSGASRLIHSLSGDFTGCPQSDPITPTTGRASPTTAA, encoded by the coding sequence ATGCAATGGAATCGCAGAGATTTCACGAAGCACGCGTTTCTGGCTGGCGGATCGGCTGTGCTGGGTTGCTCAACCCGTGTTCAATCGATTGCACCGATCGCTTCGCCGACCTATCCAACCCTGCCTCCCCCGGCATCTTCCGGCCTCGAACATCTTGTCGTTGTCACGATGGAGAACCGCAGCTTTGACCACTTTCTGGGCTGGCTGCCTAACGCGGCGGGCATACAAGCAGGGTTGAACTTCACCGACAAGAGCGGCGCATCGCGTCTGATCCACTCTCTCTCCGGCGACTTCACAGGCTGCCCACAGTCCGATCCGATCACTCCTACGACGGGTCGCGCGTCGCCTACGACCGCGGCATGA